In Thermoplasmatales archaeon, the DNA window GATTATATGATAGGGAATAAGATAGATAGTATAGGAAAAGATTACACACAGATATGGATAATAGGGAAAGAAGGATTAATTAAAAAAGTTAAAGGTAGAAAAGAGGAAGTTGCAAAAAATATAGTTGATTTAATATGAAGGTTATTTCCTTTGCTCCATCACACATAACCGGCTTTTTTGAAATATTTTTAAAGGAGAGTAGCGAAAAAAGCGGCTCCAGAGGAGCGGGATTGTGCATTTCCCTGGGAAGTTATGCAATTGCAGAAAAAATTTCTGGAAAAAAAATGGTAGCGGAAGGGAATATTGGAAAGGGTGAGGTTACAAAACTCGCTATCAAAAGAATTGCTAGTGGTGTAAAAGTGAAAATAAAAAATCAATTGCCTTTCTCTCAGGGTTTTGGTATAAGCGCAAGCTCTTCTCTTTCCTCCTGCCTGGCGGTGGCGGAATTGCTTGGAATTGATAGATCAGAGGCAATAAGGGCGGCACATTATGCGGAGTTAAAAAGTGGCACAGGCCTTGGGGATGTTGTGACATCAGCGAGAGGAGGGATGGAAATTAGGTTAAGGGAAGGAATTGGAGGAGAGATTAAAAAAATTGAATTGAACGAGAAAATAATTGTTGGGATAGTTGGAAAAAAAATTCATACAAAAAGCATATTGGAAGATGAGAAAAAGAGGGAAATTATAAATGACATCGGGAAAGATTGCTTGAAGAAGTTTTTGAGGAAACCAGATATTGAGAATTTTTTTGATCTATCTCTTTATTTTGCGGAGAATAGCGGGCTTATGAGCGAGAAGGTAAAGAAAGTTTTAAAACATCTCAATAAAATAGGAAAAGCATCAATGTGTATGATAGGCAACTCTGTTTTTGCAATCTATAATAAAGAGATTGAAAAATATCTATCAAGATATGAAAGTTATGTTTGCAACATAGATAATTATGGAGCAAGAGTTTTAGCAACCTTTTTCCCTTAAATGCTTTCTGAAACAATCTTTATGCCAGTATTTTCCATCCTTAAAAATTTCATCTTTTTCTATTTCTTTTTTGCAATAATGGCATTCCATAATTAAGAAATTTTTAAGTTTATATAAATTAAACTACTTCTCTTGTTATAACCGCAATACCTCTCTCAAAATCAGTCATTTCTTCTCTATTAAGAACACATTGTCCAACCGCAATAAGTTCGTCATTTTCACTCACTATCAATGCTTCATCATATGGTCTTAACTCCTTACAAGCATCCAGAACAAATTTTGCAAAAACATTTTTACCTTCCTTTACAAATGATATTGCTTCTTTTCCAATATAAACCCGCATTTTTGGTGGTTTAAAATATTTGTGCAATATTTTTGCTCCTTCCTTCTTAAGGGTGAAGAAGCCATCTGTTGCCCTCATTGAAACTAAATGTTTTCCATCGCAAATAACATTTCTTATTTTTCCTGTCTTTTTGGATTTAATTAATTCTATTTTTCCTTTAAAAAGTGCGTTTCCCGCTCCTTTTCCAAATTGATAGTCCGCGATCGCTCTTATTTTCCTTAAATCAAAATTTTTGCTATTTTTACCAAATTCCTCATATCCCGCATACTCTAATTTTTTGAATTTTCTCCATATCTTTGAGCTTTCTTTCCTTGTTTCATCATCCAAAATTTCTGGAAAAACTGACTGGGCAACTGGATAAATTTCATCAAGCTCAATTGGAATTAAACCAAATGGAGAATCTATAAAAACATTTCCCTCAATTTTTTTCAGCCATTCATTCTTACTGGTATATGGCTTTTGCATTTCATCAAATATTATACTTTTTTCAAAAAATGGCTCATATCTTTCAATAATTCTCTTCTGCAATCTATAAACTATGGGGCGATGTATGGAATATTTACCACTATAAATAAATGCTTTGTCTTTTGATATGTTTTCATATTTTTCAAGCCATCTCTTATTATTCTTTATTATTTCCATTGCTTCCATTAGGTTAGGATGACAAACCGCTCCTCTTTCAACAATTTCCATAAGGTAGCCATGCTTTATTGCCTCCCTGATTTTTTTTATCTTACCAAATGCCTGTAAAAGATTGTGCTGAGCAATTTTCTTTTCCCTTTCTCTTCTATCCATTTTCCTCATTTCATCCGCGGAATAAGAATCGCATATCTTACAATTGCAGGGAATTTCATCTATCTCATCTAACTTTTTAGTTCCATCGGGAAATATAAATCTGTTATCTTTTGCATACTTAACATAAGAAGCGGAATCGAAAATATCACATCCAAGAGCGACCGCCAGCGGAAAAATTAACGGATGACCCGCCCCAAAAAGATGAATTGGTCGTGAGGGCGGGAGATTTTTTTTGCATTCTATTATTATCTCCGCCAACTTTTTATATTCTTGATTCTCCATAAGAGGAACAACTCCTCCAATTGGATAGATATCCGCTCTGAGCTTTGCCATCTCTTTTGAGCATTTCCTTCTTAATTCCTTATAAATGCCCCCCTGAACCGTGCAAGCCAAAAGCATTTCTCCTTTTTCCTTAATGCTTTCTTTAGCCCTCCTTATTGTTTCCTCCGTCTCTTTTTTAACAATCTCATAATCCTTTCTCTCCGAAAATAAATCAAGAATTGTTCCTATATCGCTACCAATTTCTCTCTGAAATTTTACTATCTCAATAGGATCTATTTCTATCCCGTATTTATAAATCTG includes these proteins:
- the tgtA gene encoding tRNA guanosine(15) transglycosylase TgtA, encoding MRKGAGYANNVAIQLADKMFEIKVRDGLARIGVLHTKHGKILTPTLLPVINPHIDLLPVSEIPMADAIITNSYIIYSDENLRKEAVEKGLHSLLNFKKPIMTDSGSFQIYKYGIEIDPIEIVKFQREIGSDIGTILDLFSERKDYEIVKKETEETIRRAKESIKEKGEMLLACTVQGGIYKELRRKCSKEMAKLRADIYPIGGVVPLMENQEYKKLAEIIIECKKNLPPSRPIHLFGAGHPLIFPLAVALGCDIFDSASYVKYAKDNRFIFPDGTKKLDEIDEIPCNCKICDSYSADEMRKMDRREREKKIAQHNLLQAFGKIKKIREAIKHGYLMEIVERGAVCHPNLMEAMEIIKNNKRWLEKYENISKDKAFIYSGKYSIHRPIVYRLQKRIIERYEPFFEKSIIFDEMQKPYTSKNEWLKKIEGNVFIDSPFGLIPIELDEIYPVAQSVFPEILDDETRKESSKIWRKFKKLEYAGYEEFGKNSKNFDLRKIRAIADYQFGKGAGNALFKGKIELIKSKKTGKIRNVICDGKHLVSMRATDGFFTLKKEGAKILHKYFKPPKMRVYIGKEAISFVKEGKNVFAKFVLDACKELRPYDEALIVSENDELIAVGQCVLNREEMTDFERGIAVITREVV